The following are encoded in a window of Streptomyces sp. 11x1 genomic DNA:
- a CDS encoding serine hydrolase, translating into MTLRKAAAIAVTAGTVLLATPVASPAQAVTAPTVSAKGAYLLDNATGTKLFGKYADHERPMASTTKIMTARVVLSQTGLDLDRKVTIRQAYRDYVTAKGASTADLRTGDRVTVRQLLYAMMLPSGCDAAYALADTFGTGDTRSARVKSFIGKMNKKAADLGLTNTHFDSFDGISTTGANYTTPRDLAKLARSAMKYSTFRSVVKTTKTVRYATTSTGGTRTYTWYNTNQLLGSYSGANGIKTGTSTPAGPCLVFSATRGDKTVIGVVLNATSRYSDAAKMLDYGFGTSTAPTMQLRRLPADAQRD; encoded by the coding sequence ATGACGCTGCGCAAGGCCGCGGCGATCGCCGTGACTGCGGGCACCGTGCTGCTGGCCACGCCCGTGGCCTCGCCCGCGCAGGCGGTCACCGCGCCCACGGTCAGCGCCAAGGGCGCCTACCTGCTGGACAACGCCACCGGCACCAAGCTGTTCGGCAAGTACGCCGACCACGAGCGGCCGATGGCCAGCACTACCAAGATCATGACGGCCCGCGTGGTCCTCAGCCAGACCGGTCTCGACCTCGACCGCAAGGTCACCATCAGGCAGGCCTACCGCGACTACGTCACGGCCAAGGGCGCGAGCACCGCCGATCTGCGGACGGGCGACCGCGTGACGGTCCGGCAGCTGCTGTACGCGATGATGCTGCCCTCGGGCTGCGACGCCGCGTACGCCCTCGCCGACACCTTCGGCACCGGTGACACCCGGTCCGCGCGGGTGAAGTCGTTCATCGGCAAGATGAACAAGAAGGCCGCCGACCTCGGGCTGACCAACACCCACTTCGACTCGTTCGACGGCATCTCGACGACCGGCGCGAACTACACCACCCCGCGGGACCTGGCGAAGCTGGCCCGCAGCGCGATGAAGTACTCGACGTTCCGCAGCGTCGTGAAGACGACGAAAACCGTCCGCTACGCGACCACGAGCACCGGCGGCACGCGTACCTACACCTGGTACAACACCAACCAGCTGCTCGGCTCCTACTCCGGCGCCAACGGCATCAAGACCGGCACCAGCACACCCGCGGGACCGTGTCTGGTCTTCTCCGCCACCCGCGGTGACAAGACCGTCATCGGTGTCGTCCTGAACGCCACCAGCCGCTACAGCGACGCCGCGAAGATGCTGGACTACGGCTTCGGCACCAGCACCGCCCCGACCATGCAACTGCGCCGGCTGCCCGCGGACGCACAGCGGGACTGA
- a CDS encoding jacalin-like lectin: MRRLIGTLAAAALAVTGLATTGATPAAAATTGTFNVLTYNVAGLPEGLSSGKPATNTPLISPRLGAYDIVNVQEDFNYHAALYAGDDHPYRTATSGGVPFGDGLNTLSDYAFEDFQRVKWNNCTGTNCLTPKGFSLARVRLAEGVFVDLYNVHTNADSDDAALAARRANVTQLSEFIKANSAGNAVIVMGDTNTRYTRTGDNIRSLVSENGLTDPWVQLVKGGVAPALGADALVCPTTAPTNDCEVVDKVFYRDSNVVDLTATRYNNDWAKFLDSAGANLSDHFPHAVDFSWTVNSRLRASDFFGGPHGTAYNDADNLPSTLSPRTLTLRGASRLDAVSLTHDGGTTLTHGGTGGTATSLTLASGEHLTSVKLTQGQKNGRTRIFSASFGTDKGRTLAAGTATSATKTFTAPSGWQIVGFTGRAGDEIDKLGVLYAPIG, translated from the coding sequence ATGAGAAGACTGATCGGCACCCTCGCGGCCGCCGCGCTCGCCGTCACCGGCCTCGCGACCACCGGCGCGACCCCCGCCGCGGCCGCCACCACCGGCACGTTCAACGTGCTCACCTACAACGTCGCGGGCCTCCCGGAGGGGCTGAGCTCCGGCAAGCCGGCGACGAACACCCCGCTGATCTCCCCGCGCCTCGGGGCGTACGACATCGTCAACGTGCAGGAGGACTTCAACTACCACGCGGCGCTGTACGCGGGCGACGACCACCCGTACCGCACCGCCACGAGTGGCGGCGTGCCCTTCGGCGACGGTCTCAACACGCTGTCGGACTACGCGTTCGAGGACTTCCAGCGCGTGAAGTGGAACAACTGCACCGGCACCAACTGCCTGACCCCGAAGGGCTTCTCGCTGGCCCGGGTCCGGCTCGCCGAAGGCGTGTTCGTCGACCTCTACAACGTGCACACCAACGCCGACTCCGACGACGCGGCCCTCGCCGCCCGCCGCGCCAACGTCACCCAGCTCTCCGAGTTCATCAAGGCGAACTCGGCGGGCAACGCGGTGATCGTGATGGGCGACACCAACACCCGCTACACGCGCACCGGCGACAACATCCGCTCCCTCGTGTCGGAGAACGGACTCACGGACCCGTGGGTGCAGCTGGTCAAGGGCGGTGTCGCCCCCGCTCTGGGCGCCGACGCGCTGGTCTGCCCGACGACCGCCCCCACCAACGACTGCGAGGTCGTCGACAAGGTCTTCTACCGGGACAGCAACGTGGTCGACCTGACCGCCACCCGCTACAACAACGACTGGGCCAAGTTCCTCGACTCCGCGGGCGCCAACCTCTCCGACCACTTCCCGCACGCGGTCGACTTCTCCTGGACCGTCAACTCCAGGCTCCGGGCCAGCGACTTCTTCGGCGGCCCGCACGGCACCGCGTACAACGACGCCGACAACCTCCCGTCGACCCTCTCGCCCCGCACCCTGACACTGCGCGGCGCCTCCCGCCTCGACGCGGTCTCGCTCACGCACGACGGCGGTACGACGCTGACCCACGGCGGCACCGGCGGCACGGCGACCTCACTCACCCTGGCCTCCGGCGAGCACCTCACCTCCGTGAAGCTGACACAGGGCCAGAAGAACGGCCGCACCCGGATCTTCTCCGCCTCCTTCGGCACCGACAAGGGCCGCACCCTCGCCGCCGGCACGGCCACCTCGGCCACGAAGACCTTCACGGCCCCGTCCGGCTGGCAGATCGTGGGCTTCACCGGCCGCGCGGGCGACGAGATCGACAAGCTGGGCGTCCTGTACGCGCCGATCGGCTGA
- a CDS encoding rhamnogalacturonan lyase B N-terminal domain-containing protein has translation MSGSPDRTTLGRRGFVVGTAATAAGVTLAGPLAGTARAAAFGYTDDGTNYVIDTGANLVFKVRKSNGDLSSLVYRGVEYQGYGGMNSHIESGLGASTVTIRQSGSTILVSVAYGTLRHYYVARSGENNVYLWTNKADTSVSATRFIVRVKAGLFLNDQPDSYTYARTTIEASDVFRKSDGQTRSKHFSRLRVMDYDYVGWSANGVGLWMVRSNHEKASGGPFYRSLLRHQSADGGGLYEILYYGQNQTEEQRFGLQGPYVIAFTDGGAPSSSLFPGTLTTSWADSLGLSGYVSASGRGRVAGVGITGRNTAYAYTVGLANSAAQYWGSARASDGYYSIPGVLPGTYTLTVFKGELAVYTTSVTVTAGGTTTLNSIAIPSTNDPSNASAIWRINDWNGTPSGFKNADLMTYAHPSDTRAAAWTGNVVIGSGTETSAFPCYLWKDVNSGLLVYFRLTAAQAAAAHTLRIGVTTAYANGRPQVVVNDTWTSAIPSPPTQPNTRSLTNGSYRGNNHTFTYSVPASAWLTDTSRYNVLRINVVSGSGTTSYLSAGTAIDAIDLLS, from the coding sequence ATGTCCGGATCCCCCGACCGCACGACGCTCGGCCGACGCGGCTTCGTCGTCGGTACCGCAGCCACCGCCGCCGGCGTCACGCTCGCCGGGCCGCTGGCCGGCACCGCCCGCGCGGCGGCCTTCGGTTACACCGACGACGGCACCAACTATGTGATCGACACCGGCGCGAACCTCGTGTTCAAGGTCAGGAAGAGCAACGGCGACCTGTCGTCGCTGGTCTACCGGGGCGTGGAGTACCAGGGCTACGGCGGCATGAACTCGCACATCGAGTCCGGCCTCGGCGCCTCCACCGTCACCATCAGGCAGTCCGGCTCGACGATCCTCGTCTCCGTCGCCTACGGCACTCTGAGGCACTACTACGTGGCCCGCAGCGGCGAGAACAACGTGTACCTGTGGACCAACAAGGCCGACACCTCGGTCTCCGCGACCCGCTTCATCGTGCGTGTGAAGGCGGGCCTGTTCCTCAACGACCAGCCCGACTCCTACACCTACGCGCGCACCACCATCGAGGCCTCGGACGTGTTCAGGAAGTCCGACGGCCAGACCCGCTCGAAGCACTTCTCCAGACTGCGGGTCATGGACTACGACTACGTCGGCTGGTCGGCGAACGGCGTCGGCCTGTGGATGGTCCGCAGCAACCACGAGAAGGCCTCCGGCGGCCCCTTCTACCGCTCGCTGCTGCGCCACCAGAGCGCGGACGGCGGCGGCCTCTACGAGATCCTGTACTACGGCCAGAACCAGACCGAGGAGCAGCGGTTCGGCCTCCAGGGTCCGTACGTCATCGCCTTCACGGACGGCGGGGCGCCCTCCTCGTCGCTGTTCCCGGGCACCCTGACCACCTCGTGGGCGGACTCGCTCGGCCTGTCCGGGTACGTCTCTGCGAGCGGGCGGGGCCGCGTGGCGGGCGTCGGCATCACCGGCCGGAACACGGCGTACGCGTACACGGTGGGGCTCGCCAACTCGGCGGCCCAGTACTGGGGTTCGGCCCGCGCGTCGGACGGCTACTACTCCATCCCCGGGGTGCTCCCGGGGACGTACACCCTCACGGTCTTCAAGGGTGAACTGGCGGTGTACACGACCTCGGTGACGGTCACGGCAGGCGGTACGACGACGCTGAACTCGATCGCGATCCCGTCCACCAACGACCCGTCGAACGCGTCCGCGATCTGGCGGATCAACGACTGGAACGGCACGCCGAGCGGCTTCAAGAACGCCGACCTGATGACGTACGCGCACCCGTCGGACACCCGGGCCGCCGCCTGGACCGGCAACGTGGTGATCGGCAGCGGGACCGAGACCTCGGCCTTCCCCTGCTACCTCTGGAAGGACGTGAACAGCGGACTCCTCGTCTACTTCCGGCTGACCGCGGCGCAGGCCGCAGCCGCCCACACCCTGCGCATCGGGGTGACGACGGCTTACGCCAACGGTCGGCCGCAGGTCGTCGTGAACGACACCTGGACCTCGGCGATCCCCTCGCCGCCCACCCAGCCGAACACCCGCTCCCTGACGAACGGGTCCTACCGGGGCAACAACCACACGTTCACCTACAGCGTGCCGGCGTCCGCCTGGCTGACGGACACGAGTCGGTACAACGTGCTGCGGATCAACGTGGTGAGCGGTTCGGGGACGACCTCCTACCTCAGTGCGGGCACGGCGATCGACGCGATCGACCTGCTGAGCTGA
- a CDS encoding PHP domain-containing protein, giving the protein MGHGHAHHGHGHHHHGHDHDHEHEAAAALPAAFDTSVPDEALTPEQQSRRTLLRRAGLLGAGLTAASVLAPAATAPAYAAPNSRRRGGFLWLAGDHHIHTQYSNDGKYRVVDQVRQGARHGMDWLVITDHGNETHAKIGVEKVNPDIKEARAAYEDTLVFQGLEWNIPAAEHGTVFVHPGRNEVSVLKQFETDYDGGVKKATDSTPANEALAIAGLDFLAEQVRRRKVKDILMLANHPARKGIDSPHEIRAWRDATSARHRIAVGMEGAPGHQAAGIEKSVGMGRARGLYDGSPGANSFAGYPLESYRTWGGFDWMTATVGGLWDSLLAEGKPWWITANSDSHNVYTDTAERGGPDSDYTANGKHTDPVYSGRIDLTEGDYWPGQYSRTHVGADGFTYAAVMEGIRAGRIWVDHGQLISGLDVRVLGGSRWATLGGALHVKKGTKVTLSIDVALAGGPNWAGFVPKLARVDVIQGDVTGAAADKDTFTAPTAKVVKSYEVNRSTGTVRLTYELGRVDRPLYVRLRGSDGNRSAVGPMGAAVDPAGPAIDVVGDADPWRDLWFYSNPVWVLPS; this is encoded by the coding sequence ATGGGACACGGGCACGCGCACCACGGCCACGGGCATCACCACCACGGGCACGACCACGATCACGAGCACGAGGCGGCGGCCGCCCTCCCCGCCGCCTTCGACACCTCCGTGCCCGACGAGGCGCTGACCCCCGAGCAGCAGTCGCGCCGCACCCTGCTGCGCCGTGCCGGTCTGCTGGGCGCGGGCCTGACCGCCGCGAGCGTCCTCGCCCCGGCGGCGACGGCCCCCGCGTACGCCGCCCCGAACAGCCGCAGGCGCGGCGGCTTCCTGTGGCTGGCCGGCGACCACCACATCCACACCCAGTACAGCAACGACGGCAAGTACCGCGTCGTCGACCAGGTCCGCCAGGGCGCCAGGCACGGCATGGACTGGCTGGTCATCACCGACCACGGCAACGAGACGCACGCCAAGATCGGTGTGGAGAAGGTCAACCCGGACATCAAGGAGGCCCGGGCCGCGTACGAGGACACCCTCGTCTTCCAGGGCCTGGAGTGGAACATCCCGGCCGCCGAGCACGGCACCGTCTTCGTGCACCCCGGCAGGAACGAGGTCTCGGTCCTCAAGCAGTTCGAGACCGACTACGACGGCGGTGTGAAGAAGGCCACCGACTCGACGCCCGCCAACGAGGCCCTCGCCATCGCGGGCCTCGACTTCCTCGCGGAGCAGGTCCGGCGGCGCAAGGTCAAGGACATCCTGATGCTCGCGAACCACCCCGCACGCAAGGGCATCGACTCACCGCACGAGATCCGCGCCTGGCGCGACGCCACGTCCGCCCGCCACCGGATCGCCGTCGGCATGGAGGGCGCGCCCGGCCACCAGGCCGCCGGCATCGAGAAGTCCGTCGGCATGGGCCGCGCCCGCGGTCTCTACGACGGCAGCCCGGGCGCCAACTCCTTCGCCGGATATCCCCTGGAGAGCTACCGCACCTGGGGCGGCTTCGACTGGATGACCGCCACCGTCGGCGGCCTGTGGGACAGCCTCCTCGCCGAGGGCAAGCCCTGGTGGATCACCGCCAACTCCGACTCCCACAACGTCTACACGGACACCGCCGAGCGTGGCGGTCCCGACAGCGACTACACCGCCAACGGCAAGCACACCGACCCCGTCTACAGCGGCAGGATCGACCTCACCGAGGGCGACTACTGGCCCGGCCAGTACAGCCGCACCCACGTCGGCGCCGACGGCTTCACCTACGCCGCCGTCATGGAGGGCATCCGCGCCGGCCGCATCTGGGTCGACCACGGCCAGCTCATCAGCGGCCTCGACGTCCGCGTCCTGGGTGGCAGCCGCTGGGCCACCCTCGGCGGCGCCCTGCACGTCAAGAAGGGCACCAAGGTCACCCTGAGCATCGACGTGGCGCTCGCCGGTGGCCCCAACTGGGCCGGTTTCGTCCCCAAGCTGGCTCGCGTCGACGTCATCCAGGGCGATGTGACGGGCGCGGCCGCCGACAAGGACACCTTCACAGCGCCGACCGCGAAGGTCGTGAAGTCCTACGAGGTGAACAGGTCCACCGGCACGGTCCGGCTCACCTACGAACTCGGCCGGGTCGACCGCCCGCTCTACGTCCGCCTGCGCGGTAGCGACGGCAACCGCTCGGCCGTGGGCCCGATGGGTGCGGCCGTCGACCCGGCGGGCCCCGCGATCGACGTCGTAGGCGACGCCGACCCGTGGCGCGACCTGTGGTTCTACTCCAACCCGGTATGGGTCCTGCCCTCATGA
- a CDS encoding rhamnogalacturonan acetylesterase, whose product MRRFTVAALTAAATLGTVLAAAPAEAHRGRPAPGLENCAANACHFDVPAGTYDVTVRLGGQSAASTKVTGETRRTLLAETATEAGEPVSRSFTVEVRTPEGEPTGPDGTPGLDLVIGGTAPALADIRVTPAKRARQIFLVGDSTVCDQPGDPYSGWGQQLPQYLRKGVSVANYADSGESTVSYLADSRLWATVQPQIRRGDLVLIQLAHNDKQTDGATYRANLETLVAGVREKGGRPVLVTPIVRRWFNTDGTLNNGTALLVNGLGVDHPAVTREVAAAGGVPLIDLTAATKALVESLGTEGSKALYLYNEKRDNTHTSVHGATVYAGLVRDGLVAQGLVPEGRTRVG is encoded by the coding sequence ATGAGACGTTTCACCGTCGCCGCGCTGACGGCGGCCGCGACCCTGGGCACCGTCCTGGCGGCCGCACCGGCCGAGGCGCACCGGGGCCGCCCCGCACCGGGCCTGGAGAACTGCGCCGCGAACGCCTGCCACTTCGACGTCCCGGCCGGCACGTACGACGTGACGGTCCGCCTCGGCGGGCAGAGCGCGGCGAGCACGAAGGTCACCGGCGAGACCCGCCGCACGCTGCTCGCCGAGACGGCCACGGAGGCCGGCGAGCCCGTCTCCCGCAGCTTCACCGTGGAGGTCCGCACCCCCGAGGGCGAGCCCACGGGCCCTGACGGCACCCCCGGCCTCGACCTCGTCATCGGCGGTACGGCGCCCGCGCTGGCCGACATCCGGGTGACCCCGGCCAAGCGCGCTCGCCAGATCTTCCTCGTCGGCGACTCCACGGTCTGCGACCAGCCCGGCGACCCCTACTCCGGCTGGGGCCAGCAGCTCCCGCAGTACCTGCGCAAGGGCGTCTCGGTCGCCAACTACGCCGACTCCGGCGAGAGCACGGTGTCCTACCTCGCCGACTCCCGGCTCTGGGCCACCGTCCAGCCGCAGATCCGCCGGGGCGACCTGGTCCTGATCCAGCTGGCCCACAACGACAAGCAGACCGACGGGGCGACCTACCGGGCCAACCTGGAGACCCTGGTCGCGGGCGTCCGCGAGAAGGGCGGCCGGCCGGTCCTGGTCACCCCGATCGTCCGCCGCTGGTTCAACACCGACGGCACGCTGAACAACGGCACCGCCCTGCTGGTCAACGGCCTCGGCGTCGACCATCCGGCAGTCACGCGCGAGGTCGCCGCGGCGGGCGGTGTGCCGCTGATCGACCTCACCGCCGCCACGAAGGCGCTCGTGGAGTCGCTGGGGACGGAAGGGTCCAAGGCGCTGTACCTGTACAACGAGAAGCGGGACAACACCCACACGTCCGTGCACGGGGCGACGGTCTACGCCGGCCTGGTCCGTGACGGACTCGTCGCCCAGGGGCTGGTGCCCGAGGGGCGGACCAGGGTGGGGTAG
- a CDS encoding WHG domain-containing protein, protein MARAGLTVDRVVEAAADLADEIGFEKVTLSALARHFGVKDASLYSHVKNLQDLRTRVALLAGGEMIDRIAEAVAGRAGRDALAAFAGAYREYALDHPGRYAATQLPVDQVLVTDSPALRRTAEITYGMLRAYGLDEPDLTDAVRLLRSTFHGYCALEAGGGFGAARDVGLSWDKAVEALHVALTHWPGDDRERA, encoded by the coding sequence ATGGCCCGTGCCGGGCTCACCGTCGACCGGGTCGTGGAGGCCGCGGCCGATCTCGCGGACGAGATCGGGTTCGAGAAGGTGACCCTGTCCGCCCTGGCGCGGCACTTCGGGGTGAAGGACGCGAGTCTGTACTCGCACGTCAAGAACCTCCAGGACCTGCGGACTCGGGTCGCCCTGCTGGCCGGCGGCGAGATGATCGACCGGATCGCCGAGGCCGTGGCCGGGCGCGCGGGCAGGGATGCGCTGGCCGCCTTCGCCGGGGCCTACCGGGAGTACGCCCTCGACCACCCCGGCCGGTACGCGGCCACACAGCTCCCCGTCGACCAGGTCCTCGTCACCGACTCCCCCGCCCTGCGCCGCACCGCCGAGATCACCTACGGCATGCTCCGCGCCTACGGCCTCGACGAACCCGACCTGACCGACGCCGTACGCCTGCTGCGCAGCACCTTCCACGGCTACTGCGCCCTGGAGGCCGGCGGCGGTTTCGGCGCGGCACGGGACGTGGGCCTGTCCTGGGACAAGGCCGTGGAGGCGTTGCACGTGGCCCTGACCCACTGGCCCGGGGACGACCGGGAACGGGCGTAG
- a CDS encoding DUF2264 domain-containing protein — MPSPQQPHDDRTLSPYTGYTRAHWEAAADSLLAAVEPYATADGALYHLPGDRTSWSGRLSDGLEGYARTLLLAAFRRDETALARYADGLAAGVSGVWPRIEDRGQPLVEAASIAFALRVTREELWDRLDDGVRRRAAAWLGDALTAEPWPCNWELFPVTVGGFLEEVGYEPELSRRVVEQRLDRIEQWYLGEGWYTDGDGRKFDYYNGWAMHLYPVLHAWLANDDHLLARYGDRLAAHLGDYARLFGGDGAPLHQGRSLTYRFATTVPLWLGALTGRTPLSPGETRRLASGALKYFLDRGAVDDRGLLSLGWHGPNPAVLQGYSGPASPYWASKGFLGLLLPPDHEVWTATEEPGPVEREDELRPVGPPNWLLQSTRSDGLVRLHNHGSEDVRYDPFYTRLAYSTVTEPVPPAQPAGTYDNSVIVDGDAGRVDIEPLGVGRGWAASRHAVGDSGVRVTSLVVARGAVEVRAHLVSGAAPGTPVRVTGWAAAKGVRAELAPVHGLSLEEADGSGHAGRTTEDPTLLVALARLTADPDPLPFTDLVSVAVEGPHDVVVTWADGERAAFRFDRAAGASDGRTSESSWSVKPR, encoded by the coding sequence ATGCCCTCCCCGCAGCAGCCCCACGACGACCGCACCCTCAGCCCGTACACCGGCTACACCCGAGCCCACTGGGAGGCGGCGGCCGACTCACTGCTGGCCGCCGTGGAGCCGTACGCGACGGCCGACGGCGCCCTCTACCACCTGCCCGGCGACCGCACCAGCTGGTCCGGCCGGCTCTCCGACGGCCTGGAGGGCTACGCCCGCACCCTCCTGCTCGCAGCCTTCCGCCGGGACGAGACCGCGCTCGCCCGCTACGCCGACGGCCTGGCCGCGGGCGTCTCGGGCGTCTGGCCGCGCATCGAGGACCGGGGCCAGCCCCTCGTCGAGGCCGCGTCGATCGCCTTCGCGCTGCGCGTGACACGCGAGGAACTCTGGGACCGCCTCGACGACGGCGTCCGCCGGCGCGCGGCGGCCTGGCTCGGCGACGCGCTCACCGCCGAACCCTGGCCCTGCAACTGGGAGTTGTTCCCGGTGACCGTCGGCGGTTTCCTCGAAGAGGTCGGGTACGAACCGGAGCTGTCCCGCCGGGTCGTCGAGCAGCGCCTCGACCGGATCGAGCAGTGGTACCTCGGCGAGGGCTGGTACACCGACGGCGACGGCCGCAAGTTCGACTACTACAACGGCTGGGCCATGCACCTCTACCCGGTGCTGCACGCCTGGCTCGCCAACGACGACCACCTCCTCGCCCGCTACGGCGACCGCCTCGCTGCCCATCTCGGCGACTACGCCCGCCTGTTCGGCGGCGACGGCGCCCCGCTCCACCAGGGCCGTTCCCTCACCTACCGCTTCGCGACGACCGTCCCGCTCTGGCTGGGCGCCCTCACCGGCCGCACGCCCCTGTCGCCCGGCGAGACACGGCGGCTGGCCTCGGGCGCGCTGAAGTACTTCCTCGACCGGGGCGCCGTGGACGACCGGGGCCTGCTGTCCCTGGGCTGGCACGGCCCTAACCCCGCTGTCCTGCAAGGCTATTCGGGACCGGCGTCCCCGTACTGGGCCAGCAAGGGCTTCCTCGGCCTGCTCCTGCCGCCGGACCACGAGGTATGGACGGCGACCGAGGAACCGGGCCCCGTGGAGCGCGAGGACGAGCTGCGCCCCGTGGGCCCGCCCAACTGGCTGCTGCAGTCCACACGTTCGGACGGCCTGGTCCGCCTCCACAACCACGGCAGCGAGGACGTCCGCTACGACCCCTTCTACACCCGCCTCGCGTACTCGACCGTGACGGAGCCCGTGCCCCCGGCGCAGCCGGCTGGGACGTACGACAACAGCGTGATCGTCGACGGCGACGCCGGACGTGTCGACATCGAGCCGCTGGGCGTGGGGCGGGGGTGGGCCGCGTCCCGGCACGCGGTCGGCGACAGCGGTGTGCGGGTCACCAGCCTCGTCGTGGCCCGGGGCGCGGTCGAGGTGCGTGCCCATCTGGTGAGCGGCGCGGCACCCGGCACCCCGGTGCGGGTCACGGGCTGGGCGGCGGCGAAGGGCGTACGGGCCGAACTCGCGCCCGTGCACGGCCTGAGCCTGGAGGAGGCGGACGGGTCCGGACATGCCGGCCGGACGACGGAGGACCCCACCCTCCTCGTCGCTCTCGCCCGGCTCACCGCCGACCCCGACCCCCTGCCGTTCACGGACCTGGTGTCCGTGGCGGTGGAGGGGCCGCACGACGTGGTCGTGACGTGGGCCGACGGCGAGCGGGCGGCGTTCCGGTTCGACCGCGCGGCTGGGGCGTCGGACGGGCGAACCTCAGAGTCTTCGTGGTCGGTGAAGCCCCGTTGA
- a CDS encoding potassium channel family protein: protein MWTCGVALGWAVVYWPHMPEGFAFSNALEPTQHSRPVDALYVSLVIVGTLGLGDIAPAEAWLRVVAPLEALVGFALLTATVSWVLGIFPALARRRTLALRICRLCRAGITDEQLDSEAGAAVLDALAAEIARVRVDFAQYPESYYFHDGTGDTSLALTIRHAAELAERTRRAQHPGARIASLVLAAAIDDFATVLDERFLHTRKPRTEILDAYARDHGA, encoded by the coding sequence ATGTGGACATGCGGGGTGGCCCTGGGCTGGGCGGTGGTGTACTGGCCGCACATGCCGGAGGGCTTCGCCTTCTCGAACGCCCTGGAGCCGACCCAGCACTCCCGTCCGGTGGACGCCCTCTACGTCTCCCTGGTGATCGTGGGCACCCTCGGCCTCGGCGACATCGCCCCCGCCGAGGCCTGGCTGCGGGTCGTGGCACCCCTGGAGGCGCTGGTCGGATTCGCGCTGCTGACCGCCACCGTCTCCTGGGTCCTCGGCATCTTTCCCGCACTCGCCCGGCGCCGGACGCTGGCGCTGCGCATCTGCCGTCTGTGCCGGGCCGGGATCACCGACGAACAGCTCGACTCCGAGGCGGGAGCCGCCGTGCTGGACGCGCTGGCCGCCGAGATCGCCCGTGTCCGCGTGGACTTCGCCCAGTACCCGGAGTCGTACTACTTCCACGACGGGACCGGCGACACCTCGCTGGCGCTGACCATCCGCCACGCCGCCGAACTCGCCGAGCGGACCCGGCGGGCACAGCACCCCGGTGCCCGAATCGCGTCCCTCGTCCTCGCCGCCGCAATCGATGACTTCGCCACCGTGCTCGACGAGCGCTTCCTGCACACGAGGAAGCCCCGAACGGAGATCCTCGACGCCTACGCCCGCGACCACGGTGCCTGA